Proteins from a single region of Streptomyces glaucescens:
- a CDS encoding Gfo/Idh/MocA family protein, with protein MVETLGVAVVGFGWMGRVHTQAYARVLHHYPLLPLRPELVTVVEEVPGWAERAAEQFGFAGTTRDWREVAADPRVGAVSITAPNFLHREIGVAMAEAGKHIWIEKPVGLTAGDARAVADAVAAAGVRGTVGFNYRNAPAVETARSLIAEGAVGTPTHVRIRLFSDYAAHPEGALTWRYERQRGGSGVLGDLASHGVDLARYLLGEIASVTADTAVFVPERPRPAGATAGHGRAPGGEPGRVENEDYVNCLLRFASGARGVLEACRVSVGEQNAYGFAVHGTRGALFWDFRRLNELGVCRGDSYQDQPVSTVYVGPDDGEFGAFQPGAANAMGYDDLKVIEAYRFLRSIAEGVPLGATLTDAVRGAAVLDAMARSARSGAWVAPDAVG; from the coding sequence GTGGTGGAGACGCTGGGCGTCGCCGTCGTCGGGTTCGGCTGGATGGGCCGGGTGCACACCCAGGCGTACGCCCGGGTCCTTCACCACTATCCGCTGCTGCCGCTGCGGCCCGAGCTGGTGACGGTCGTCGAGGAGGTGCCCGGCTGGGCCGAGCGGGCCGCCGAGCAGTTCGGCTTCGCGGGGACGACCCGCGACTGGCGGGAGGTGGCCGCCGATCCGCGGGTCGGGGCCGTCAGCATCACCGCCCCGAACTTCCTGCACCGCGAGATCGGCGTGGCGATGGCCGAGGCGGGCAAGCACATCTGGATCGAGAAGCCGGTGGGCCTGACCGCCGGGGACGCCCGCGCGGTGGCGGACGCGGTCGCGGCGGCCGGGGTGCGCGGCACGGTCGGCTTCAACTACCGCAACGCGCCCGCCGTCGAGACGGCCCGGTCGCTGATCGCCGAAGGCGCGGTCGGCACGCCCACCCATGTCCGCATCCGTCTGTTCAGCGACTACGCGGCCCACCCCGAGGGAGCGCTGACCTGGCGCTACGAGCGGCAGCGCGGCGGCAGCGGGGTGCTCGGCGATCTCGCCTCGCACGGCGTGGACCTGGCCCGGTACCTGCTCGGCGAGATCGCCTCGGTCACCGCCGACACGGCCGTGTTCGTGCCGGAGCGGCCCCGCCCGGCGGGTGCCACGGCGGGACACGGCCGCGCGCCCGGCGGGGAGCCGGGCCGGGTGGAGAACGAGGACTACGTGAACTGTCTGCTGCGGTTCGCCTCCGGGGCGCGCGGGGTGCTGGAGGCCTGCCGGGTCTCGGTCGGCGAGCAGAACGCCTACGGCTTCGCGGTGCACGGCACGAGGGGCGCCCTGTTCTGGGACTTCCGCCGGCTGAACGAGCTGGGCGTCTGCCGCGGTGACAGCTACCAGGACCAGCCCGTGAGCACGGTGTACGTCGGCCCGGACGACGGCGAGTTCGGCGCGTTCCAGCCGGGGGCCGCCAACGCCATGGGCTACGACGACCTGAAGGTGATCGAGGCGTACCGGTTCCTGCGGTCGATCGCCGAGGGCGTGCCGCTCGGCGCGACCCTCACGGACGCCGTGCGCGGCGCCGCCGTCCTGGACGCGATGGCGCGTTCCGCCCGGAGCGGGGCCTGGGTCGCGCCGGACGCGGTGGGGTGA
- a CDS encoding TMEM175 family protein — MWKSKPDGGPERLIALADGVFAIAITLLVLDLAVPRDLDSGQYHEALRELLPDLGAYALSVLVLGGFWHGHRTIFRWVRQVDGQLVALSLLGLGAAALVPFPTRLISDYGREPVSVAIYAGAVAALGATHVALVALLARRPWLRGPEAPEGFAHHILDLSATVVVFLVSIPLTLVLGAAAAWCWLLLAPVKVFLGRRAR; from the coding sequence ATGTGGAAATCGAAGCCGGACGGCGGCCCCGAGCGGCTGATCGCGCTCGCCGACGGGGTGTTCGCGATCGCCATCACCCTGCTCGTCCTCGACCTCGCCGTGCCCCGGGACCTGGATTCCGGGCAGTACCACGAGGCCCTGCGCGAGCTGCTGCCCGACCTGGGGGCCTACGCGCTGAGCGTGCTGGTGCTGGGCGGCTTCTGGCACGGCCACCGCACGATCTTCCGCTGGGTGCGCCAGGTCGACGGCCAGCTCGTCGCGCTGTCCCTGCTCGGGCTGGGCGCCGCCGCACTGGTGCCCTTTCCGACCCGGCTCATCTCCGACTACGGCCGCGAACCCGTCTCGGTCGCCATCTACGCCGGGGCGGTCGCGGCCCTCGGTGCCACCCACGTCGCCCTGGTCGCGCTCCTGGCCCGGCGCCCCTGGCTGCGCGGCCCGGAGGCGCCCGAGGGCTTCGCACACCACATCCTCGACCTCTCGGCCACCGTCGTCGTCTTCCTCGTCAGCATTCCGCTGACCCTGGTGCTCGGGGCGGCGGCCGCCTGGTGCTGGCTCCTGCTCGCCCCCGTGAAGGTCTTCCTGGGGCGGCGCGCCCGCTGA
- a CDS encoding LacI family DNA-binding transcriptional regulator, whose amino-acid sequence MGHPFPLREIARQAGLSEATVDRVLNGRGGVRPSTAQEVHRAVTDLERQRTQVRLAGRTFMVDMVMQAPNRFTSAVRAALEAELPGLHPAVLRCRFHFRETGPVEEQLATLDRIARRGSQGVILKAPDVPEVTAAVGRLAGAGIPVVTLVTDLPASARIGYVGIDNRAAGATAAYLLGQWLGDRPAHVLTSLSSGRFRNEEEREAGFRATLRARHPGRTLVGITEGHGLDATQYDLVRAALDRHPEIRAVYSIGGGNPATLRAFEDAGRDCAVFVAHDLDRDNTRLLREHRLSAVLHHDLRHDLSEACRLVLRAHGALPPAGPALPSPIQVVTPYNLPPAVR is encoded by the coding sequence GTGGGCCACCCCTTCCCCCTCCGTGAGATCGCGCGTCAGGCGGGGCTGAGCGAGGCCACCGTGGACCGTGTCCTCAACGGGCGCGGCGGCGTCCGCCCGAGCACCGCGCAGGAGGTGCACCGGGCCGTCACCGACCTGGAGCGGCAGCGCACCCAGGTCCGCCTCGCCGGCCGCACCTTCATGGTCGACATGGTGATGCAGGCGCCGAACCGGTTCACCTCCGCCGTGCGCGCCGCCCTGGAGGCCGAACTGCCCGGACTGCACCCGGCCGTGCTGCGCTGCCGCTTCCACTTCCGGGAGACCGGCCCGGTCGAGGAACAGCTCGCCACCCTCGACCGGATCGCCCGCCGGGGCTCCCAGGGCGTCATCCTCAAGGCGCCGGACGTACCCGAGGTCACCGCCGCCGTCGGCCGGCTGGCCGGCGCGGGCATCCCCGTGGTCACCCTCGTCACCGACCTGCCCGCCAGTGCCCGGATCGGCTACGTCGGCATCGACAACCGGGCGGCGGGCGCCACCGCCGCGTACCTCCTGGGCCAGTGGCTGGGCGACCGGCCCGCCCATGTGCTCACCAGCCTCAGCAGCGGCCGCTTCCGCAACGAGGAGGAGCGCGAGGCCGGCTTCCGGGCCACCCTGCGCGCCCGGCACCCGGGCCGCACCCTGGTGGGGATCACCGAGGGCCACGGCCTGGACGCCACCCAGTACGACCTGGTGCGCGCCGCCCTGGACCGCCACCCGGAGATCCGCGCGGTCTACTCGATCGGCGGCGGCAACCCCGCCACCCTGCGCGCCTTCGAGGACGCGGGCCGCGACTGCGCCGTCTTCGTCGCGCACGACCTCGACCGCGACAACACCCGGCTGCTGCGCGAGCACCGCCTGTCCGCCGTCCTCCACCACGACCTGCGGCACGACCTGAGCGAGGCCTGCCGCCTGGTGCTGCGCGCGCACGGCGCCCTGCCGCCCGCCGGACCGGCCCTGCCGTCCCCGATCCAGGTGGTCACGCCGTACAACCTGCCCCCGGCCGTCCGGTGA
- a CDS encoding EamA family transporter, with product MRRMDTVSAPRVPRAAPPSPSAAGRRLTGVAAMLGSGLSNQTGAAVGALAFPVLGPVGVVAVRQYVAAAVLLPLARPRLRSFTWRQWWPVLLLAVVFGTMNLSLYSAVDRIGLGLAVTLEFLGPLGIALATVRRRLDACCAVLAAAGVVVLMRPQPSADYAGMGLALLAAACWASYILLNRTVGTRLPGAQGAAAAAGVSALLFLPAGLLVVVHRPPGAWAAGCAVAAGVLSSAVPYLADLLTLRRVPANTFGLFMSVNPVLAALAGRLVLGEGMGVWEWAGIAAVVTANAVSMAVPRG from the coding sequence GCCGGCGGCTGACCGGTGTCGCCGCCATGCTCGGCAGCGGTCTGTCCAACCAGACGGGCGCGGCCGTGGGCGCCCTGGCGTTCCCCGTGCTGGGCCCGGTCGGGGTGGTCGCCGTACGCCAGTACGTCGCCGCCGCCGTGCTGCTCCCCCTCGCCCGGCCCCGGCTGCGCTCGTTCACCTGGCGGCAGTGGTGGCCGGTGCTGCTCCTCGCGGTGGTGTTCGGCACGATGAACCTCAGCCTGTACAGCGCCGTCGACCGGATCGGCCTGGGACTCGCGGTGACCCTGGAGTTCCTGGGCCCGCTGGGCATCGCCCTGGCCACGGTACGCCGCCGGCTGGACGCCTGCTGCGCGGTGCTCGCCGCGGCCGGCGTGGTGGTGCTGATGCGCCCGCAGCCGTCCGCGGACTACGCCGGGATGGGGCTGGCGCTGCTGGCCGCCGCCTGCTGGGCGTCGTACATCCTGCTCAACCGCACCGTCGGCACCCGGCTGCCCGGCGCGCAGGGCGCGGCCGCCGCGGCCGGGGTGTCGGCCCTGCTGTTCCTGCCGGCCGGGCTGCTGGTGGTGGTCCACCGGCCGCCGGGCGCCTGGGCGGCGGGCTGTGCGGTGGCGGCCGGGGTGCTGTCCTCTGCGGTGCCCTACCTCGCCGACCTGCTCACCCTGCGCCGCGTGCCGGCGAACACCTTCGGCCTGTTCATGAGCGTCAACCCGGTGCTGGCCGCCTTGGCGGGCCGGCTCGTCCTCGGCGAGGGAATGGGCGTGTGGGAGTGGGCCGGGATCGCGGCGGTCGTCACGGCGAACGCGGTGAGCATGGCCGTCCCGCGCGGCTGA
- a CDS encoding cupin domain-containing protein codes for MSHSFVVHVPDADLVPEPLEPGQILSGTPEVTGKVVWESADGRQVRGIWQITPGVVTDTEADELFVVLSGSATIEVEGGPTLRVGPGDMAVLREGDRTTWTVHETLRKAYAISL; via the coding sequence ATGAGCCACAGTTTCGTCGTCCACGTACCCGACGCCGATCTCGTACCGGAGCCGCTGGAGCCCGGGCAGATCCTCTCCGGGACGCCCGAGGTCACCGGGAAGGTGGTGTGGGAGTCGGCGGACGGCCGTCAGGTGCGCGGGATCTGGCAGATCACGCCGGGCGTGGTGACCGACACCGAGGCGGACGAGCTGTTCGTGGTGCTCAGCGGGTCGGCGACGATCGAGGTGGAGGGCGGGCCGACGCTCAGGGTCGGGCCCGGGGACATGGCGGTGCTGCGCGAGGGCGACCGCACGACCTGGACGGTGCACGAGACGCTGCGCAAGGCGTACGCGATCAGCCTGTGA